A window from Saprospiraceae bacterium encodes these proteins:
- a CDS encoding DUF4440 domain-containing protein, protein MMKIFCIIGLMCCNVMLYSQFKSLIEVGDSVEILRKLMIDPDSIRLSNLLSEQLSYGHSSGRIESKSEFIANLLNGTSDFTEITLSDQKMTGTGNSAVVRHNLTAKTNDKGVTGNVKLHIMTVWVKEKKQWKLFARQATRLNP, encoded by the coding sequence ATGATGAAGATATTTTGTATTATCGGTTTAATGTGCTGTAATGTTATGCTTTACAGTCAGTTTAAATCACTCATTGAAGTCGGGGATTCTGTAGAGATATTGCGAAAACTGATGATTGACCCCGATTCTATAAGACTAAGTAATTTACTTTCGGAACAACTTTCATACGGGCATTCATCCGGACGGATTGAGTCCAAATCAGAGTTCATTGCCAATTTGCTAAATGGTACCTCAGATTTTACTGAAATCACATTATCGGATCAAAAAATGACTGGAACAGGAAATTCAGCTGTGGTCAGACACAATCTCACTGCAAAAACTAATGATAAAGGTGTAACAGGAAATGTAAAATTGCATATCATGACAGTATGGGTAAAAGAGAAAAAACAATGGAAATTATTTGCACGTCAGGCCACCAGATTAAACCCATAA
- a CDS encoding glycoside hydrolase family 88 protein: protein MMTFRNIVLVFSMLMLHFIVVAQIDLSREMARTIMEQYRDSLVVKKYINHLMQDNLLQSKEEKDIEKANQRPANWNYEIGVVLTGFDRLWRSTGNPEYLKYTKKIIDHFLDAEGNIRTYHMDEFNIDNIPPGRQLISLYNVYKDKKYLKAAEKLKYQLDWQPRTKQGGYWHKLRYPYQMWLDGLYMGQPFRTEYLLLSGNNAEWDDVANQFIWMAKGAIDPKTGLMYHAFDESRVQRWSNPKTGHSPEFWSRAMGWYILGLIDVIELFPNDQKKKKELIDIYVKLADALAKVQDPASGVWWQVTDKANQKGNYLESSGSSMFVAAMLKGLRLGYLPEKFRDAANKGYQGILKEFVTKDDKGFYHLNRAVAGAGLGGSPYRDGSYEYYVNEPKRDDDLKAVGPFLQAAIEYELQGLQSVGKGKTVLLDRYFNSEYKDGKRYHYTWDDYHDSGFSWVGQTFRDRGAQTLHLDEAPNGVNLNDAHVYIIVDPDHEKDNPKPNFITEQHCDNIDFWVKNGGTLILMTNDTTNAEIIRSNKLAEKFGISFTMKNINFVKNDNYPDGVVLADKDNGIFTPGSKFYIKELVTLKVKKGVKKIASKGKDIIIASTTHGKGKVLIVGDPWLYNEYVNGRKLPGDFDNYKAVVELINWALK from the coding sequence ATGATGACTTTCAGAAACATTGTACTTGTATTTTCTATGCTGATGCTGCACTTTATTGTTGTTGCACAAATAGATCTTTCAAGGGAAATGGCCAGAACTATCATGGAGCAATACCGCGATTCGCTGGTGGTAAAAAAATATATCAATCACCTGATGCAAGATAATCTTCTACAGTCAAAAGAAGAGAAGGATATTGAAAAAGCAAATCAAAGACCAGCCAACTGGAATTATGAAATTGGGGTAGTACTGACAGGTTTTGACCGCTTGTGGAGGAGTACCGGAAATCCGGAATATCTGAAATACACAAAAAAAATTATAGATCATTTTTTGGATGCCGAGGGCAATATTAGAACTTACCATATGGATGAATTTAATATTGACAATATCCCGCCAGGAAGGCAGCTTATCTCACTATACAATGTATACAAAGACAAAAAATATCTGAAAGCAGCAGAAAAGCTGAAATACCAGTTGGACTGGCAACCACGCACAAAACAGGGAGGATATTGGCATAAACTGAGATATCCATACCAGATGTGGTTGGATGGCTTATATATGGGACAGCCCTTCAGGACGGAATACTTGTTGCTGAGTGGAAATAATGCAGAATGGGATGACGTAGCCAATCAATTTATATGGATGGCAAAAGGAGCCATCGATCCTAAAACCGGTTTGATGTATCATGCATTTGATGAAAGCCGTGTACAAAGATGGTCCAACCCCAAAACTGGGCATTCTCCGGAATTTTGGTCCAGGGCTATGGGTTGGTATATCCTCGGTTTAATTGATGTGATAGAATTATTTCCAAATGACCAAAAGAAGAAAAAGGAACTGATTGATATTTATGTAAAATTGGCCGATGCGCTTGCCAAAGTACAGGACCCTGCTAGCGGTGTATGGTGGCAAGTAACCGATAAAGCCAATCAAAAAGGCAATTATTTGGAAAGTTCGGGTTCATCTATGTTTGTAGCTGCTATGCTGAAAGGTTTGAGACTGGGTTATCTGCCGGAAAAATTCAGAGATGCAGCAAACAAAGGCTATCAGGGAATATTGAAGGAGTTTGTAACAAAAGACGATAAAGGTTTCTACCATTTAAACCGAGCTGTGGCAGGAGCAGGTCTTGGCGGATCGCCTTACAGAGACGGATCGTACGAATATTATGTCAACGAACCAAAACGCGATGACGATCTCAAAGCTGTGGGTCCATTTTTACAGGCAGCTATAGAATATGAATTACAAGGTTTACAGTCTGTAGGCAAAGGGAAAACGGTGCTGTTGGATAGATATTTTAACAGCGAATATAAAGATGGAAAAAGATATCACTACACCTGGGATGACTATCATGATAGTGGATTTTCCTGGGTGGGTCAGACCTTCAGGGATCGCGGAGCGCAAACACTGCACCTCGATGAAGCTCCAAACGGAGTAAATCTTAATGATGCACATGTTTATATCATAGTAGATCCTGATCATGAAAAGGACAATCCAAAGCCCAATTTTATTACAGAACAGCATTGTGATAATATTGACTTCTGGGTGAAAAATGGCGGTACACTGATACTTATGACAAATGATACCACCAATGCAGAAATTATCCGGTCCAATAAGTTGGCAGAAAAGTTTGGTATCAGCTTCACCATGAAAAATATCAATTTTGTCAAAAATGATAACTATCCGGATGGTGTTGTCCTTGCAGATAAAGACAATGGCATATTTACTCCCGGCAGCAAATTTTATATCAAGGAATTGGTTACATTAAAAGTGAAAAAGGGAGTAAAGAAAATAGCATCAAAAGGAAAGGATATCATCATTGCAAGTACTACTCATGGTAAAGGCAAAGTACTTATAGTTGGAGATCCATGGTTGTACAATGAGTATGTCAATGGAAGAAAACTTCCTGGAGATTTTGACAACTATAAAGCAGTCGTGGAATTGATAAATTGGGCTTTAAAATAA